In Panthera leo isolate Ple1 chromosome E3, P.leo_Ple1_pat1.1, whole genome shotgun sequence, a genomic segment contains:
- the LOC122210371 gene encoding olfactory receptor 2C1, protein MAEANNSFSEGFILMGISDHPQLEIVFFVVILFSYSLTLVGNSTIILLSCLDARLHTPMYFFLSNLSSLDLAFATSSVPQMLTNLRGPDKTISYAGCVIQLYVFLWLGATECILLVVMAFDRHVAVCQPLRYTVIVSPRLCWLLAAIAWLGGLSNSVIQSTFTLQLPLCGHRRVDNFLCEVPAMIKLACGDTSLNEAVLNGICAFFTAVPLSIILISYCSIARAVLKIRSAEGQRKAFNTCLSHLVVVLLFYGSAIYGYLLPAKTSHQGRGKFISLFYSVVTPMVNPLIYTLRNKEVKAALRRLLGKGRELG, encoded by the coding sequence ATGGCAGAGGCCAACAACAGCTTTTCAGAGGGCTTCATCCTGATGGGTATATCTGACCATCCCCAGCTGGAGATCGTCTTTTTCGTAGTCATTCTCTTCTCTTACTCGCTGACCCTAGTTGGGAATTCGACCATCATCCTGCTCTCCTGCCTGGATGCCCggctccacacccccatgtacttcttcctcagcaACCTCTCCTCCCTGGACCTCGCTTTTGCTACCAGCTCGGTCCCCCAAATGCTGACCAACTTACGGGGACCAGATAAGACCATAAGCTACGCTGGCTGTGTGATCCAGCTCTATGTTTTCCTCTGGCTAGGGGCCACCGAGTGCATCCTGCTCGTGGTGATGGCATTCGACCGCCACGTGGCAGTTTGCCAGCCCCTGCGCTACACCGTCATCGTGAGCCCTCGGctctgctggctgctggctgccaTTGCATGGCTGGGCGGCTTGAGCAACTCCGTGATCCAGTCAACGTTCACGCTGCAGCTCCCACTGTGCGGGCACCGGAGGGTGGACAACTTCCTGTGTGAGGTGCCTGCCATGATCAAACTGGCCTGTGGAGACACAAGTCTCAACGAGGCCGTGCTCAATGGTATCTGCGCCTTCTTCACTGCCGTCCCGCTGAGCATCATCCTGATCTCCTACTGCTCCATAGCTCGGGCAGTGCTGAAGATCCGCTCagctgagggacagagaaaggccTTTAATACTTGCCTTTCCCATCTGGTGGTGGTGCTCCTCTTCTATGGGTCAGCTATCTACGGGTACCTCCTTCCGGCTAAGACCAGCCACCAGGGCCGGGGCAAATTCATTTCCCTCTTCTACTCTGTGGTCACGCCAATGGTGAACCCTCTCATCTACACTCTGAGAAACAAGGAGGTAAAGGCGGCACTGAGGAGGCTgctgggaaagggaagagaactcGGCTGA
- the LOC122210368 gene encoding zinc finger protein 75D-like isoform X4: protein MKAADSQPIGMFHNEFWNPHRELQECLNWNCRKETDPACETAVPAHQIVAFPEQTITKDWTVAPELVLPESQISLTFEEVAMYFSQEEWEFLDPTQKALYNDVMRENYETVISLAVPVHQILAFSEKTNAKDWTVAPELVLPKSQSLLTFEEVAMYFSQEEWEFLDPTQEALYNDVMRENYETVISLALFVLPKPKVISYLEQGEEPWVQGSTELKDSPGELPTGLPV from the exons ATGAAGGCAGCAGACTCCCAACCCATAGGCATGTTCCACAATGAATTTTGGAATCCACACCGTGAACTTCAAGAATGTCTGAACTGGAATTGTCGTAAAGAAACTGATCCTGCATGTGAGACGG CTGTGCCTGCTCACCAGATCGTAGCCTTTCCTGAGCAGACAATCACCAAAGACTGGACAGTGGCGCCTGAGCTCGTCTTGCCTGAGTCCCAG ATCTCGTTGACATTTGAAGAAGTGGCCATGTATTTTTCCCAGGAAGAATGGGAGTTCCTGGATCCCACTCAGAAGGCCCTCTACAATGATGTCATGCGGGAAAACTATGAGACTGTCATCTCTCTAG CTGTGCCTGTTCATCAGATCTTAGCCTTTTCTGAGAAGACAAACGCCAAAGACTGGACAGTGGCACCTGAGCTCGTCTTGCCTAAATCCCAG AGCTTGTTGACATTTGAAGAAGTGGCCATGTATTTTTCCCAGGAAGAATGGGAGTTCCTGGATCCCACTCAGGAGGCCCTCTACAATGATGTCATGCGGGAAAACTATGAGACTGTCATCTCTCTAG CATTGTTTGTGCTCCCCAAACCTAAGGTGATCTCGTATCTAGAGCAAGGGGAAGAGCCATGGGTTCAAGGGTCCACGGAGCTCAAGGACAGTCCTGGAGAGCTGCCTACAG ggcttccagtatga
- the LOC122210368 gene encoding zinc finger protein 75A-like isoform X2: MKAADSQPIGMFHNEFWNPHRELQECLNWNCRKETDPACETAVPAHQIVAFPEQTITKDWTVAPELVLPESQSLLTFEEVAMYFSQEEWEFLDPTQEALYNDVMRENYETVISLALFVLPKPKVISYLEQGEEPWVQGSTELKDSPGELPTGIKHKSDTENHQPICVSDLEIQAPGDIVSKKARAKVPQKTTGKENHGDTHRMGKWHQEFPVNQTKELSIWEDELQRLMDLHKKARAVEKPFTCQECRKNFRLTSDLTKHKKIHTEVKPYKCQHCGKSFRGKSDLNKHVSIHQGIKPYKCSWCGKSFSQNSNLRTHQRTHTGEKPFMCYVCGKKFSQNSHLTKHRRTHM, translated from the exons ATGAAGGCAGCAGACTCCCAACCCATAGGCATGTTCCACAATGAATTTTGGAATCCACACCGTGAACTTCAAGAATGTCTGAACTGGAATTGTCGTAAAGAAACTGATCCTGCATGTGAGACGG CTGTGCCTGCTCACCAGATCGTAGCCTTTCCTGAGCAGACAATCACCAAAGACTGGACAGTGGCGCCTGAGCTCGTCTTGCCTGAGTCCCAG AGCTTGTTGACATTTGAAGAAGTGGCCATGTATTTTTCCCAGGAAGAATGGGAGTTCCTGGATCCCACTCAGGAGGCCCTCTACAATGATGTCATGCGGGAAAACTATGAGACTGTCATCTCTCTAG CATTGTTTGTGCTCCCCAAACCTAAGGTGATCTCGTATCTAGAGCAAGGGGAAGAGCCATGGGTTCAAGGGTCCACGGAGCTCAAGGACAGTCCTGGAGAGCTGCCTACAG GAATAAAGCACAAAAGTGACACTGAAAACCATCAGCCTATATGTGTTTCTGATTTAGAAATACAAGCACCAGGAGACATAGTATCAAAAAAGGCCCGAGCAAAAGTTCCCCAGAAAACAACAGGCAAAGAAAACCATGGTGATACACACAGGATGGGGAAGTGGCACCAAGAGTTTCCAGTGAACCAAACAAAGGAACTTTCAATCTGGGAAGATGAGCTGCAGAGACTTATGGATCTTCACAAGAAAGCCCGTGCAGTAGAGAAGCCTTTTACATGCCAGGAGTGTAGGAAAAACTTCAGACTTACCTCTGATCTtactaaacacaaaaaaattcacaCTGAAGTGAAGCCGTATAAATGTCAGCATTGTGGTAAGAGCTTTAGAGGGAAATCAGATCTTAATAAGCACGTATCAATACACCAAGGAATAAAACCATACAAATGCTCCTGGTGTGGGAAAAGCTTCAGTCAAAATTCAAATCTCCGTACACACCAAAgaactcacactggagagaaaccctttATGTGTTATGTATGTGGAAAGAAATTCAGTCAGAATTCTCACCTTACTAAACACCGGAGAACCCACATGTAG
- the LOC122210368 gene encoding zinc finger protein 75A-like isoform X1 — MKAADSQPIGMFHNEFWNPHRELQECLNWNCRKETDPACETAVPAHQIVAFPEQTITKDWTVAPELVLPESQISLTFEEVAMYFSQEEWEFLDPTQKALYNDVMRENYETVISLAVPVHQILAFSEKTNAKDWTVAPELVLPKSQSLLTFEEVAMYFSQEEWEFLDPTQEALYNDVMRENYETVISLALFVLPKPKVISYLEQGEEPWVQGSTELKDSPGELPTGIKHKSDTENHQPICVSDLEIQAPGDIVSKKARAKVPQKTTGKENHGDTHRMGKWHQEFPVNQTKELSIWEDELQRLMDLHKKARAVEKPFTCQECRKNFRLTSDLTKHKKIHTEVKPYKCQHCGKSFRGKSDLNKHVSIHQGIKPYKCSWCGKSFSQNSNLRTHQRTHTGEKPFMCYVCGKKFSQNSHLTKHRRTHM, encoded by the exons ATGAAGGCAGCAGACTCCCAACCCATAGGCATGTTCCACAATGAATTTTGGAATCCACACCGTGAACTTCAAGAATGTCTGAACTGGAATTGTCGTAAAGAAACTGATCCTGCATGTGAGACGG CTGTGCCTGCTCACCAGATCGTAGCCTTTCCTGAGCAGACAATCACCAAAGACTGGACAGTGGCGCCTGAGCTCGTCTTGCCTGAGTCCCAG ATCTCGTTGACATTTGAAGAAGTGGCCATGTATTTTTCCCAGGAAGAATGGGAGTTCCTGGATCCCACTCAGAAGGCCCTCTACAATGATGTCATGCGGGAAAACTATGAGACTGTCATCTCTCTAG CTGTGCCTGTTCATCAGATCTTAGCCTTTTCTGAGAAGACAAACGCCAAAGACTGGACAGTGGCACCTGAGCTCGTCTTGCCTAAATCCCAG AGCTTGTTGACATTTGAAGAAGTGGCCATGTATTTTTCCCAGGAAGAATGGGAGTTCCTGGATCCCACTCAGGAGGCCCTCTACAATGATGTCATGCGGGAAAACTATGAGACTGTCATCTCTCTAG CATTGTTTGTGCTCCCCAAACCTAAGGTGATCTCGTATCTAGAGCAAGGGGAAGAGCCATGGGTTCAAGGGTCCACGGAGCTCAAGGACAGTCCTGGAGAGCTGCCTACAG GAATAAAGCACAAAAGTGACACTGAAAACCATCAGCCTATATGTGTTTCTGATTTAGAAATACAAGCACCAGGAGACATAGTATCAAAAAAGGCCCGAGCAAAAGTTCCCCAGAAAACAACAGGCAAAGAAAACCATGGTGATACACACAGGATGGGGAAGTGGCACCAAGAGTTTCCAGTGAACCAAACAAAGGAACTTTCAATCTGGGAAGATGAGCTGCAGAGACTTATGGATCTTCACAAGAAAGCCCGTGCAGTAGAGAAGCCTTTTACATGCCAGGAGTGTAGGAAAAACTTCAGACTTACCTCTGATCTtactaaacacaaaaaaattcacaCTGAAGTGAAGCCGTATAAATGTCAGCATTGTGGTAAGAGCTTTAGAGGGAAATCAGATCTTAATAAGCACGTATCAATACACCAAGGAATAAAACCATACAAATGCTCCTGGTGTGGGAAAAGCTTCAGTCAAAATTCAAATCTCCGTACACACCAAAgaactcacactggagagaaaccctttATGTGTTATGTATGTGGAAAGAAATTCAGTCAGAATTCTCACCTTACTAAACACCGGAGAACCCACATGTAG
- the LOC122210368 gene encoding zinc finger protein 75A-like isoform X3, which produces MKAADSQPIGMFHNEFWNPHRELQECLNWNCRKETDPACETAVPAHQIVAFPEQTITKDWTVAPELVLPESQISLTFEEVAMYFSQEEWEFLDPTQKALYNDVMRENYETVISLALFVLPKPKVISYLEQGEEPWVQGSTELKDSPGELPTGIKHKSDTENHQPICVSDLEIQAPGDIVSKKARAKVPQKTTGKENHGDTHRMGKWHQEFPVNQTKELSIWEDELQRLMDLHKKARAVEKPFTCQECRKNFRLTSDLTKHKKIHTEVKPYKCQHCGKSFRGKSDLNKHVSIHQGIKPYKCSWCGKSFSQNSNLRTHQRTHTGEKPFMCYVCGKKFSQNSHLTKHRRTHM; this is translated from the exons ATGAAGGCAGCAGACTCCCAACCCATAGGCATGTTCCACAATGAATTTTGGAATCCACACCGTGAACTTCAAGAATGTCTGAACTGGAATTGTCGTAAAGAAACTGATCCTGCATGTGAGACGG CTGTGCCTGCTCACCAGATCGTAGCCTTTCCTGAGCAGACAATCACCAAAGACTGGACAGTGGCGCCTGAGCTCGTCTTGCCTGAGTCCCAG ATCTCGTTGACATTTGAAGAAGTGGCCATGTATTTTTCCCAGGAAGAATGGGAGTTCCTGGATCCCACTCAGAAGGCCCTCTACAATGATGTCATGCGGGAAAACTATGAGACTGTCATCTCTCTAG CATTGTTTGTGCTCCCCAAACCTAAGGTGATCTCGTATCTAGAGCAAGGGGAAGAGCCATGGGTTCAAGGGTCCACGGAGCTCAAGGACAGTCCTGGAGAGCTGCCTACAG GAATAAAGCACAAAAGTGACACTGAAAACCATCAGCCTATATGTGTTTCTGATTTAGAAATACAAGCACCAGGAGACATAGTATCAAAAAAGGCCCGAGCAAAAGTTCCCCAGAAAACAACAGGCAAAGAAAACCATGGTGATACACACAGGATGGGGAAGTGGCACCAAGAGTTTCCAGTGAACCAAACAAAGGAACTTTCAATCTGGGAAGATGAGCTGCAGAGACTTATGGATCTTCACAAGAAAGCCCGTGCAGTAGAGAAGCCTTTTACATGCCAGGAGTGTAGGAAAAACTTCAGACTTACCTCTGATCTtactaaacacaaaaaaattcacaCTGAAGTGAAGCCGTATAAATGTCAGCATTGTGGTAAGAGCTTTAGAGGGAAATCAGATCTTAATAAGCACGTATCAATACACCAAGGAATAAAACCATACAAATGCTCCTGGTGTGGGAAAAGCTTCAGTCAAAATTCAAATCTCCGTACACACCAAAgaactcacactggagagaaaccctttATGTGTTATGTATGTGGAAAGAAATTCAGTCAGAATTCTCACCTTACTAAACACCGGAGAACCCACATGTAG